In the genome of Nymphaea colorata isolate Beijing-Zhang1983 chromosome 9, ASM883128v2, whole genome shotgun sequence, one region contains:
- the LOC116260657 gene encoding VQ motif-containing protein 1-like, with protein sequence MSSKGSEREPLLIKFILTKYVQTEERNFKATVQNLTGKDAKVCGSSWENAEASWKAARREVPARAGGDNAGLKSENLSLDDFRWLMELPPLDG encoded by the coding sequence ATGTCTTCCAAAGGGTCCGAAAGGGAGCCTCTTCTGATAAAGTTCATTCTCACCAAGTATGTGCAAACCGAGGAGCGTAATTTCAAGGCAACCGTTCAGAATCTCACCGGAAAGGACGCGAAGGTCTGCGGCAGTTCGTGGGAGAATGCGGAGGCGAGCTGGAAAGCGGCCAGGCGGGAGGTTCCGGCGAGGGCAGGTGGAGATAATGCCGGCCTGAAATCGGAGAACTTGTCGTTAGACGATTTCAGGTGGCTCATGGAGTTGCCACCATTAGATGGATAG
- the LOC116260658 gene encoding VQ motif-containing protein 10-like → MSDKGRGRSSTLVKFILTQHVQTDEHNFKATVQNLTGMNANVCGLSPEISAAAGGQMVYCEGPGQEGTMRLPEEIIDGGLKAENLGKEDFCRWIMELPSVDEQGLRRP, encoded by the coding sequence ATGTCGGATAAGGGGAGGGGAAGAAGTTCCACTTTGGTTAAATTCATCCTCACCCAGCACGTGCAAACCGATGAGCACAACTTCAAGGCAACAGTCCAGAATCTAACTGGAATGAACGCGAACGTTTGCGGGCTCTCGCCGGAAATTTCAGCCGCGGCCGGCGGGCAGATGGTATACTGCGAGGGTCCTGGCCAGGAGGGCACGATGAGGCTGCCAGAGGAAATAATTGATGGAGGTCTCAAGGCGGAGAATTTGGGGAAGGAGGATTTCTGCAGGTGGATCATGGAGCTGCCATCTGTGGATGAACAAGGTCTGAGGCGACCTTAG